The following proteins are co-located in the Leptospira weilii genome:
- a CDS encoding tetratricopeptide repeat protein: protein MAGPIIRNYKGGSIIYFERDKAEDIYVLRNGRVILTFPAVDTGQEVKEDVRIGEFFGVKSALGKYPREETAQVIGSATVLVFKPNEFEQFVAEKTHLILKMMKVFSSQLRQVHKKLKEILGQSDTRNPAFELMNVAEVFYKNNNFPHAIYALEKYLQHYPGTTYTGRATELLELAKRSSPYPLNMPPLVFEGSTSKITPETLQNIMKPAVEKSSLPTGVDNSITSLYNRAHTLVNVEKHGEAMAIYKDLLNRTDFKFDSEKKLVENSLFQLGVCLLKQNDLDSANSSFSTYIKKYPSGESIKESLFHLAEISELQGDRQRARMLYGKVALLPPEKDSISQKSRLKAKEMGI from the coding sequence TTGGCTGGTCCGATTATCAGAAATTATAAAGGCGGATCCATCATCTATTTTGAGAGGGACAAAGCCGAGGATATTTACGTCCTGAGAAACGGACGAGTGATACTAACCTTCCCCGCGGTGGACACAGGACAAGAAGTCAAAGAAGATGTTCGAATCGGAGAATTTTTCGGAGTAAAATCCGCGCTTGGAAAATATCCGAGAGAAGAAACCGCTCAAGTAATCGGAAGCGCCACCGTTCTCGTTTTCAAACCGAACGAATTCGAACAATTTGTCGCCGAAAAAACCCATCTCATTCTCAAGATGATGAAAGTTTTTTCCAGCCAACTCAGACAGGTTCATAAAAAACTCAAAGAAATTTTAGGCCAGTCCGATACGCGTAATCCCGCGTTCGAATTGATGAACGTAGCTGAAGTTTTTTACAAAAACAATAATTTTCCGCACGCAATATACGCTCTTGAGAAATATCTGCAACATTATCCGGGAACGACGTACACCGGTCGAGCCACGGAACTCTTAGAACTTGCGAAAAGAAGCAGTCCTTATCCACTGAATATGCCTCCCTTAGTCTTCGAAGGTAGTACAAGCAAAATAACGCCGGAAACTCTTCAAAACATCATGAAACCCGCTGTGGAAAAGTCGTCGCTTCCCACAGGTGTAGACAACTCAATCACTTCTCTTTACAACAGGGCTCACACCCTCGTAAATGTTGAAAAACACGGAGAAGCAATGGCGATTTACAAAGATCTTCTTAACAGGACCGATTTTAAATTCGATTCGGAGAAGAAGTTGGTGGAAAATTCTCTCTTTCAACTCGGAGTTTGTTTGTTGAAACAAAACGACTTGGACAGCGCAAATTCCTCCTTTTCAACCTATATCAAAAAATATCCGTCGGGAGAATCGATCAAAGAATCTCTTTTTCATCTCGCGGAAATTTCCGAGCTTCAGGGAGATCGTCAAAGAGCGAGAATGTTATACGGTAAAGTCGCGCTTCTACCTCCCGAAAAAGACAGCATCTCCCAAAAATCCAGATTAAAAGCTAAGGAGATGGGAATCTGA
- a CDS encoding Crp/Fnr family transcriptional regulator, translating to MDMMLETMFSKFGQTYEPNQIIFCENEPGNNFYLIQSGKVKIVKTVPNPTKKEDYLIKTLDILEQGDIFGEMAILEEQPRSATAIAISEVKVLNFNRTNFDLLMTKNPMLAMKILTIFSIRINDAKRRLLILLMDDIQGKVADVFLMLYEKMHAHSDFKEIVLNVSQHDVAEWCAQPVGEVQKVLNTLSKSGKIELYEDKIVIHNIADFQRIVSQKRKPNS from the coding sequence ATGGATATGATGCTTGAAACTATGTTTTCCAAATTCGGTCAGACGTACGAGCCGAATCAGATTATCTTTTGCGAAAACGAGCCCGGAAATAATTTTTATCTGATTCAGTCCGGAAAAGTGAAGATCGTAAAAACGGTTCCGAACCCTACCAAAAAAGAAGATTATTTGATCAAAACTCTCGATATCCTCGAACAAGGGGACATTTTCGGAGAAATGGCCATCTTGGAAGAACAACCTAGATCCGCGACTGCGATCGCAATCTCGGAAGTAAAAGTATTGAACTTCAACCGCACAAACTTTGATCTCTTAATGACTAAAAATCCGATGTTGGCGATGAAAATTCTTACGATCTTTTCGATCCGAATCAATGACGCGAAAAGAAGACTTTTGATTCTTCTGATGGACGACATTCAAGGAAAGGTTGCCGACGTATTCCTAATGCTCTATGAAAAGATGCACGCGCACAGTGATTTCAAAGAAATTGTTTTGAATGTTTCTCAACACGACGTGGCGGAATGGTGCGCCCAACCGGTAGGCGAAGTGCAAAAGGTCTTAAATACTCTTTCCAAAAGCGGTAAAATCGAACTCTACGAAGACAAAATTGTTATACACAACATCGCCGACTTCCAGAGAATAGTCTCACAAAAACGAAAACCAAATTCTTAA